ttcattgtggggaaatttttttaagcttgtgagtctttgcactctCATTGTAATACTCAAAAGCTtatcttgtgttgtgaagaaaaatatttttgacaattttgtttttaaaaatatctcttatgcttaatattttgagatatttgatcattctatttgaaatatttgaaactcgattttgtgattgatatattgatatattgtttcaaagatagtttgagaatacactcttgttcttgattgattatagacattagattgagtgttatcacACATATTGCACTGAACTTATAATTCTTATCTGTTTGACGTGCATTGATTATAGCTTGTGCGTAtcggtacaaatctacttgtattagaagcatatttaATTGTACGCAAAAATCATATTGATTGTTGTATTTTAGGCGTGCCCTAAGGGGttttgatctaacccgtaaggatcaggTTGGAGTTAGctctgtgaatttgacctagagcCTTttccgccccacaaggagagtttgtgAAGGCTGAGATTAGCCCtactttaatttgacctggttgtaaacggtgtcgctccacccgttaagtgagcaatagtggtaatccttgggtTTGCAAGTTGAGACGGTGACGTAagcagtattgaccgaaccccgataacatattgtgtgtgcactttacattttaatactttatatttactgcacatgtatgatATTCTCAATTGTTTTTGAATGCTacgcatgattttaattttcgcacattatatttatctgtgcatttgaaATTGTATAGACAAACCCTAAGTTGTGTATATATTGCTTTTGGATAGTTTaacttaggagataaatttttaaaatatcaattcacccccctcttaggaatacaccaaagtcaacaataaccatcatattcataaattatttaaacatACAAATTTCCCACCACATAAATTTATAAATAGGTAAAATTAGTAAAATCACTAATTACCATTTAAaaggtatttttattttttaagaaatgtttttaaaaattacaataaatatTCTTTTGGGTGCATTTCTAATATTAATTTTGTACAcaagtatttattttaaataagggATTTTTAAAAAGTGGTAGCAAACGGGGCACAGGCTTCCAAGCGAGTACGGGTCGGGTCGAGTCGGGTCGCAGGAGTCAACTATGGGTCTCCGAACAGTAGTACCCACCACTCGCCTGAAAAGGACAATTCTAGTTGCAGTTTTAAATGCAACCCACCGATCCTGTGAAGCCCGTCaaccaccctctctctctctctctctctctctctctatttactCACAGTgattctattttctctctctatctatctcttGTATCTCACTCCCCAAATCCATATTCTGTAGTCATTTTCCCTTGCCATTAACTCCACAACTCTCTCCCCCTCCATTGCTTCatctacactctctctctcttctgtgTAGCTCTCCCACCCAAACCTAACGTTAAATCTGAGCATTaattttgtgtgtgtatatatatatatatatatatatatatatatttgtatatgccCTTTGCCGTTATGTGTTAATGGGAAATTGCTGCAGGGTTTGTATATATAGTTCCTATGGTTGATCTTCGAACCCCATTAGcctgagagagggagagatggaGGTGCAGCAATCGCGGACGGAAAATCGGGCCATGACCTTCGACGAGGTGTCCATGGAAAGAAGCAAGAGCTTTGCCCGGGCCTTGCAGGTTCTCTTCTCTCGTttgctcttcttcttttctttagtTCAACTTTGCATAATAGCAGGGCCCGATCTGGGTTTGCTTTAGATTTGTTCTTCTCTTGGATTTGTTCTTCTCTTCCATAGTGTTTTACGGTTGACCTTCAAATTTAGGCTTTGTTTGGTTGCTGACGAAGTAATTTTTGAGTGTTAGTTCTTTCTGGTTAATTAAGACAAGCTTTTAGGACCTGAGCTCTAAATCCAGCTGCAATTTCGCAATAAAATTATAtgctttttttttccttttattttaacgtttatttatttatttatttttgcgcGTGTGGGATTAAGCTAGCTAGTTTTTCGTTAATTAGGACTTGAGAGACGTGGGATTAAACTAGTTTTTAATCAATTAGGGATTGAGAGAACATGACAGTCTTACCAATTGTTCATAATACTGTCGTTTGGCTTACTATTTTTTGGAAAccaaaatacaaggaaaaagaaaagatttacAATTCAATCAGATTGAATGATttggagagaaaaggaaaaaaaataataaaaaaaatagaccCTTTATCAAGCATTGAAGGAAATAGGAATAggtaaaattttttctttttgaaaaaaactaTGCATGAAGTCTTTTCCTTATTAATAAGCCTGAAAGGATGGAGGCGTTTATGGACGCCTGCCTGCCAAGTGGAGGAGGCAAATAACTATAGCACTCAATGATGTTTGATCCTGAGTTGCAATTTTATTTTGTGGTTGTTTCATTTTCAAATGGGGATTATGGCTTTTTCGACACTCttacggttttttttttttaacatgcaTATCATACTATTTAAATTTTTTGAGATGGccgtttttttttttgctaatttgAATGGTCCTGAACTTGTTTATATAGCCTTTAATTTGTGAAACATGGCTAGTGACCAACTGCGTAGATAAGGTTGAACTTGAAATTCTTGTTGCGGAAAAAATGTAATAGAGAAAtcactctcctctcttctcttttctttctggTTATCCAAACAACACAGGAAAGAATCTCTCCTTTCTGTTATTTTCTTTTCATTAAGTAACTGatgttatttcttttcttctttccccTAGTTATCCAAACAAAGtgttaaaatttatttctttctgCCCCCCTCTCCCCTCCATTTCCATTTCTATTTCTGGGGAAACAAATGGAATATAATGTGCCTCGTCTCACTTCAAAGCATGGCAATTCTGAATTATACTGAAgcaatggaaatttgtaagacaTCTTGGTGTTGAATTGTTGGCCCCTGAATAAATTACTTGTGGGTCTTTATGCATGTGCAAAATTttctgtttttaatttttatctatttatatttcttgtttaaaatttttatcaAACCCTTTTTCTAGACCAGGGTTTGGACCAGATAATTAGTGCCTATTCTTGTTGATTGCAAGGAAAGCTCTCATGTTGATGTTTTTTATTTGAATATGATCTGACGTGACTTAAGCAATTCATTAATCCTGTGAATTTTAGTGGCACCTTTAATATCATATTAACCAATATGCCAGCATCCATGGTGCCTCCCTTTTTTTTGTTTCTTGGGGTGTCCTTCCCAGATCGACCCCTTCTTACCCATGCTAGATATTAGCAATTTTGCTTTTACCTGTCTggacttttttcttttttctcttttttggatTAGTTATGTACACCAGCTGTTACCCAAAAAAAAAGCAACATTCAGTCCACACAGGTCCCACATCATATCGGGGTTTGGGGAGGGCATGGTGTGCAGTGTTACCCCATTTGTTACAGTGTGCTTTAAATAGTAATATTGTGGTTAAATTGTTTGTTGAATAAAATTCTTGAATTTCTCTAGGACTCCCATGCTTACTCTGTTTGGACACTTGTTGCATTCACTCTTGTTTGATCCTTGTGTCTTGGTTATTTCAGGAACTCAAGAACTTACGACCTCAACTTTATTCTGCTGCTGAATATTGTGAAAAGTCTTACCTTCATAGTGAGCAAAAACAGATGTAAGGCTACTTTACCTTCCCAACTATGATTTTTTTCGATATACCTGTTTTGTCACTTTGTTACTTAAGTTTCTTTTGTGGAAACTTACACCATTCCTTTCTGGTTTTGTTATATTTGATGACCTAATTGACTAAATGTTATTCCAGATATACACAAGCCCCGACTGGGAACTTGTGCAGGCAAGATATTTATCAGATGCTTGCCTAGAATCAGAATATTAGTAAACTCCTCATGTGATATTTCTCACAATCTGATTTTTATCAAATAAATTGTTGAAGGTTGTGAATATTTTGTTCTCCATATTTTTCATTATAGAGTTCAAGCCTTGAGGAGCGTCCTACTTATGAACATTATCAATATAGATGCCTAcatatattcctatatgtgaaccTTATCAATATAGATGCCTACATGTATACTTTGCATAAAGTCCTAAACACATTACAAATGACACATCCAGTGCCTTAAACCCTCCTATGGTTCGATTAGCATGGTTCACACATGCTTAGAAGCATGCAAGTCATTTTATCGAGTccattttgagattttgaaaactaTGGTTTTTATCTGCATTTATGCGCTGTTACAATTTTTTAGGATAATAGGATTCATGTACCTCAGTGAATTGCGATCTAGCATTTAAAAATGTAGAGGTATCTGTTTATAGTTTAAATATTGACTAAATGAGGCTCACATTGATCCCAAAAGGGGTTCCTAGGGAGGCCATCATCTTCATTTAGATTTTGTGCTTGAACATTGTTCCGAATGAACATTGTGTTAGGAGGATGTTGAGATGGATGAAGAATGTTTAAATTAAGAAGATGAAATGGTTGAAGTGGTAACTTAAGACAAAATAAAGGAAGATCACATAAGTCTTTTGTCTACAAATGTGTGTGTTCTTCATTTTCAAAGTGGTGGGACAAATGCTcatatttttttccttctcttgGTGCCTCTGGAAAAAGATTTTTTGCAATTTTTGGGGAGCATTGGGTGTCAATCTCTTTctcaataattttatttatttatttttaaaaatacatataaacaatatttaTCTATGTTAGCTGACTAGGGAGAAAATTATGGATGGTAAGTTATGGCTTATGGGTAACAATGAACAACTACGTTGTCATTAGCGATTTGATTTTAGTTGAAAGTGTGAATTTATGTGCAatcccggggggggggggggggggtggtctttagatcctaattttgaaaaccacaACTTCACAAGCACAAGCTAGGTGACTTTATCAAATAATCAATATTACCCAAGCACCCACAAACGTAATGAATATTCAATTCTTACACAATAAGCAAATAATTAAACGCAAACGGAAATTTAaatgagttaagggaagagagatgcaaacacaatttttacgaggttcagccaaactcgGTACGTCCTCGtcttgggcaaaccacccaaggattccactaatctacTTCTTTAAACCCGGGCgaagcttcccgttacaatccactgcttacaagaagcGTAGTTTCCTCCTAAatatctactgcttacaagaggcgtaacttccttcTCACGATTCACAAACTGAACTATTAATAGgaataatgaataaatatttcTGAACACccagacacttctcaataagctaatgagtacaaataagccctaagcactctcacaagataaaatatgaagctcaagagagaatgtatttttctcaatgatatatgtgaaaaatatgatctttacgtgagaaatatatatatgaatgatacCTTCAAGATCTAACCCTTATTCattatctcccaaaaatgatttcttaaaaaatatgctttggagatcttaaaATTTGCTTTTAAATACCTTTTGCAAGAataataaaatctttgaataaaaatataactctGAATATGACGATGATTTAAGCTCTTGCTTTCAAATACCTTTTGCAGAAATAATATGaaatcttttgaataaaaaatatacctTTGAATATAACAATAGATTTTTCAACCAAATATATGGAACACTAGTGTTCTTGCTCCCAATAAATATTTTAGATGAAAGAATACGGGAATAGATGAACTTTGACAATAATATTGAATGTAAAGTAAACCCTATctaccaaacctcaagatcaaaccagttTTTGCAAGATGATATAAGTGtaagcacttggatcttgaaTATGAGAGTAaagaatgcccaaacttgatgtgaatacgTTGAAAGTAGGCAAAGCTTAGCAAAAGATGTGCAAAAGTTATGCAAGGGTTCAAAAGCTAGcaaactagggttttgggttgataTTTATAAGTAATCTCGGCATCTAAATGATTTttggccattggatcatttaaaatacatttaagaaaaaaaatatgtccGTTTCAGCGCTGGAGCGTCATTTTGCCCGACGGACTCCTCGGTGAATGTCCGTACcagtcgacgaatgtccttcagTAGCTCGTCGTCGAGAGCATGGGATTCGGCGACAAGTGGGTTGTTTGAGAAAACTagggtctcggtattttctcgtcgacgagatgactcactagtcgacgagtgttctACACTCGCTCGTCGACGACTCCGTGTGGCTAGTCGACGAGTGCCTTGTTTTTTAGCCCTTTGATCCTTCTAAAATGCAGATCCACCCTATGACAaatgtatatgaatatttcatgaaaaaacatACATCTTGAGGTTGGTCTATATGTTATTTTGAGCTTCGCATCATATCTTATGAAacatgcaaatacaatcaaacctaatgcGAATTACAACTGCAAATTTGGATTGCCTttatccttttgctcttctactTCCATGGATTAAGCCAAGTCGAATGTGcttcaagttcctcatggcttccatagcatcCTTACCATCTGTGCTtgctaagtaatgatcttgttcaaaatctcaaatgcacaagtaaaataccaagtgatttgtcattatcaaaacaggattggactcatagagtcaacagaaaGCACTAAAGGCCATCAGGAAGGCTAGAAAGATGAGGGAAAGGAGCTGAGAAATGGCCACCACATAGCAGATGAGTATTCATAAGCCAATTCAATTGTTGATAGGAGGAATTTGTTGAGTTAGTTTCTTTTAGTTGAGCTGGTTCTCCAAGAAAGCTTACTAATAACTCTTGAAGAAAAAACCATACTTTTAATTGGACATCAAGAGTGGCAGCCATGCTCATATTTTCTAGGAGAAGTCATTCATTGAATATATTTGGTTTCTCATACTTGAAGGTGACAAACCAGCTACATTTGATTTTTACACTTCTATGGACAAATTTAAGCTAATAACAATCATATAATTATGATGTATTGACATTACTTTAGATTGGTTCCGTTGGCATAGCTTAATTAGAGATTTAACTGTGTTCAATTGTGTTCTTCTCTTTACTTCCACTGAAAAATGAATCCCAATCATGTTTAGGGTACTAGACAACCTGAAAGATTATGCAGTAAGAGCACTTGTAAACGCTGTTGATCACCTTGGTACCGTTGCATACAAATTAAATGACCTTCTTGAGCAGCAAACCCTAGATATTTCGACAATGGAGCTAAAGGTTGTCTCTCTAAATCAGGTAAACTAATTGCACTTTTCTAAATGAATATGCCTGTTTAAGAGGATGTCAAATGGATGGAAGCTGAATTAATTTGTTAACGTCAGCAACTTCTTACCTGCCAAACATACACGGATAAAGAAGGTCTTAGGCAGCAGCAATTGTTAGCATTCATCCCAAGACATCACAAGCACTATATTTTACCAAGTAAGACTAATTACCATTAACTTCTAGAAATGCTAACCATTATGAGGTTACCTAGTAGTCTTCGTTTCTACTTATTTTATGGCTTACTACTTCATGGTAGATTCTGTCAACAAGAAGGTACATTTCAGTCCACAAAATTGGACAAATCCTAGGCAAAATCATATTCAAGCAAGAGCTTATCTTCATCCCTCAGGTGCTTGGTTTTTCATTGTTCATCTCTTAGATCTTGCTATTATACATCTTTGATTATCAACATTGCTTATCTAAGGCTTTACATGTAGATACCCCTGCATCAAAAACTCTTTCCTGGCATTTAGCCTCAGAAACAAAGTCTACCTCAAAAGGGAGCCAACATGCTGCGACAAGGTTAGTCTTTgagatacaacaacaacaataacaagccttaagtcccactatgtggggttggctatatgaattttttttttctaattcatGCGATCAAGGGAAATAGAATCTAAGGGTTCATTCGGTTAAGGAtccaaaaagaatttttatattgttgtttttgaaaatgaaaacaacGGATGGCATCATGCATTTTGTATGCTCAAAGAATGTGTTTGGTTGGCTGTTTTTCAAAATTGCTCGCACAAATGAAAACAGTGGAACTGCATCtagtttaaaaaaataataatactgatgatgatgatgattagtAGTAGTATTACTAATAGTAATAACACTATTGTTATTAAAAATAGGGTTATACCCAATGCCCTGTGTTTTGATTATGCCCAAATAACTGTATCTGGAAACACAGAAATGCCTTTAAATTGTTACCTGAAAACTTGTTTCTTTTAGGGGTGTTTTCAGATATGTATCTGAAAATGGTTTTTTGAAAACACTTGAACAAGTGCGAGTTTAGTGTATTCCTTGTATTCATTTCTGAATACAGAAACTGTATTCATAACTTAACCTAATGCAAATTCCATGTAGTGTGTACTTATATCTTGCGTTTCCAAATGCAGAAAACTATATTTGAAACCTTAACCAAATGGCCCCTAAATTACTGTTTGCATATCTCTTAAGCTAATATGTCAGAGAGAtctgatttctttttttttttttgggtttgcaGCTCTGAAGATGCAAAAACTTCTGGAAAAACTTCTGGCATCTTTCATCTTTTGAGTATGTATAATTGTGTGATTCCTTTAGTAGATCAGTTTACACGTGACTTGCTGTGGATGGATGTGCAATTTTCATTATAGGGTTAACGAGTAACAATTATATCTTATGCTTCAAATTCATATGCATATAGATGCTGAGGAGAGCACACGGACAAGGTCCCCAGCAACTCATCTTCAGTTGCAGAGTGGTGCCCCTGCTACCAGTCCCATTATGCAAACATTCGGTCTCACACGAAGGGTAATGGCAAAATCAGCAAGAACACAGACATGCCCAACATTCTTTTAAGTGCATGCTTGACAATCAAAATGAGAGTAGATGAGCAAATATCTCACTGTTTGCTTGAGTCTGGGCGAGTTGGTCTGGTCTTCATCTAGTTATTTGATTGGGCATAattttcactctttttttttttactcctaTTTTCCATGCTATCTTACACGGAAGTATTTAATTGTGGACATTTATCAGGATTGGATAGTGTGTGTGGTAAACAATTGTCAAATGTTACTTTATCTTTTCCTTTTTTGTCCATTTTGCTATTTTTTGAATCAGTATTACTGGGAAAAGTTTTCAGCATCTGGCTGATCTCATTGCACTATTGAAACTTTTGGAATTGCCATTGAGGTACAGTTTTGCATATTCCAAGTCTTGAGCATAGGCAATATTTGGTATCAATCTCAAAATACAGTTAAGTAAGGGATTACTAGTCTAGTAAGAGAAATAATAGTGTGTGCTGAGATCATCACTCAACAATAAGGATATAACAAGTGATGGTAGTGTTAGA
This region of Malania oleifera isolate guangnan ecotype guangnan chromosome 10, ASM2987363v1, whole genome shotgun sequence genomic DNA includes:
- the LOC131166466 gene encoding protein ABIL1 produces the protein MEVQQSRTENRAMTFDEVSMERSKSFARALQELKNLRPQLYSAAEYCEKSYLHSEQKQMVLDNLKDYAVRALVNAVDHLGTVAYKLNDLLEQQTLDISTMELKVVSLNQQLLTCQTYTDKEGLRQQQLLAFIPRHHKHYILPNSVNKKVHFSPQNWTNPRQNHIQARAYLHPSDTPASKTLSWHLASETKSTSKGSQHAATSSEDAKTSGKTSGIFHLLNAEESTRTRSPATHLQLQSGAPATSPIMQTFGLTRRGFSEGSKPLTALRSFGQAHRHEIVRAPVRSKSMLSTFFVKQKTKLKTSRVS